In Anolis sagrei isolate rAnoSag1 chromosome 9, rAnoSag1.mat, whole genome shotgun sequence, the following proteins share a genomic window:
- the BCL2A1 gene encoding bcl-2-related protein A1, giving the protein MESNGFLYVYDLVQDYLQHVSHATEFEPALSKPAQVLRKVASSLQDEVESNLRPYLDSLEIGSVDDARRIFSQVMEREFADGQTNWGRILTIFLFGGILTKKLQGCGVPLTKENLEEMSHFMTDYIVNTKAKWINENGGWDNGFVTKFEDKGSWLSLHNVKSKVMAVFSFFTQYY; this is encoded by the exons ATGGAAAGCAACGGTTTCCTTTATGTTTACGACTTGGTCCAAGATTACCTGCAACACGTTTCCCACGCAACGGAGTTTGAACCAGCACTCAGCAAACCAGCCCAAGTCTTACGAAAAGTGGCTTCTTCGCTTCAGGATGAAGTTGAAAGCAACCTAAGGCCGTACCTGGACTCATTGGAGATCGGTTCTGTGGACGATGCCAGACGAATCTTCAGCCAAGTGATGGAAAGGGAGTTTGCCGATGGGCAGACCAACTGGGGACGGATTTTAACCATATTCCTGTTTGGAGGGATCTTGACCAAAAAGCTCCAAGGATGCGGTGTCCCTTTGACTAAAGAAAACCTGGAGGAGATGTCTCATTTTATGACTGACTATATTGTAAACACCAAAGCAAAATGGATCAATGAAAATGGAGGATGG GACAATGGTTTCGTCACAAAGTTTGAGGACAAAGGTTCCTGGCTGTCCTTGCACAACGTGAAGTCAAAAGTGATGGCTGTTTTCTCATTCTTCACTCAATATTACTGA